A genomic stretch from Vibrio coralliilyticus includes:
- the lolA gene encoding outer membrane lipoprotein chaperone LolA, which translates to MKKLAALFFLSFSVIAAPKDELSQRLQLTDGFSADFSQQLISPEGEMLTEGEGKVEIARPSLFRWTTTSPDENVLVSDGESLWYYSPFIEQVSIYWQEQATEQTPFVLLTRNRASDWENYKVSQQGDVFTLVPTAVDTNQGQFKLEIDGKGAVKGFSVIEQDGQKSTFKFNNIKLAKPSADRFTFTIPEGVEVDDQRN; encoded by the coding sequence ATGAAGAAATTAGCCGCGTTGTTTTTCCTTAGCTTCTCCGTCATCGCAGCGCCCAAAGATGAATTGAGCCAGCGACTGCAACTGACTGATGGGTTTAGTGCGGATTTTTCACAGCAGTTGATCAGCCCTGAAGGGGAAATGTTGACGGAAGGTGAAGGCAAAGTCGAAATTGCGCGTCCAAGCTTGTTCCGTTGGACTACCACGTCACCAGATGAGAATGTCTTGGTGTCAGATGGTGAATCTCTGTGGTATTACAGCCCTTTCATCGAACAAGTCAGCATTTACTGGCAGGAGCAAGCTACTGAGCAAACGCCTTTTGTTCTGCTGACTCGCAACCGCGCCAGCGATTGGGAAAACTACAAAGTGTCACAGCAAGGCGATGTGTTTACATTGGTACCGACCGCAGTGGACACCAATCAGGGACAGTTTAAGCTAGAGATTGATGGTAAAGGTGCGGTGAAGGGCTTTAGTGTTATAGAGCAAGATGGCCAAAAAAGTACCTTCAAGTTTAATAACATCAAACTGGCTAAACCAAGTGCCGATCGCTTTACCTTTACTATTCCTGAAGGGGTAGAGGTCGACGACCAAAGGAATTAA
- a CDS encoding replication-associated recombination protein A gives MSNYSLDFSGDEDFRPLAARMRPETLDQYIGQQHILGLGKPLRRALEAGHIHSMILWGPPGTGKTTLAEVAANYANAEVERVSAVTSGVKDIRAAIDKARENKLTGRRTILFVDEVHRFNKSQQDAFLPHIEDGTVTFIGATTENPSFELNNALLSRARVYKLTSLAQKDIRLALEQAINDAERGLGQFEAHFADNVLDRLSELVNGDARMSLNYLELLYDMAQEDDKGVKQITLELLAEVAGEKVSRFDNKGDIWYDLISAVHKSIRGSNPDAALYWSARMIAAGCDPLYIARRLLAIASEDIGNADPRAMQVALSAWDCFTRVGPAEGERAIAQAIVYLACAPKSNAVYTAWKQALRDAHNQPEYEVPPHLRNAPTSLMKDLGYGAEYRYAHDEPGAYAAGEKYLPPEMGETRYYSPTNRGLEAKIGEKLDYLASLDAKSPQKRYE, from the coding sequence GTGAGCAACTATTCATTGGACTTTTCAGGGGACGAAGATTTTCGTCCCCTTGCTGCTAGAATGCGCCCAGAAACGCTGGACCAATATATTGGTCAGCAACATATTCTTGGGCTAGGTAAACCCCTGCGCCGTGCGCTGGAGGCAGGGCATATTCATTCGATGATTCTTTGGGGGCCGCCCGGAACCGGAAAAACCACTCTGGCTGAAGTTGCGGCAAATTATGCCAATGCGGAAGTCGAGCGAGTTTCAGCGGTGACGTCTGGCGTCAAAGACATTCGTGCAGCGATTGATAAAGCTCGTGAAAATAAACTAACCGGTCGAAGAACGATTTTGTTTGTTGATGAGGTTCATCGCTTTAACAAATCCCAACAAGATGCGTTTCTCCCTCATATTGAAGATGGCACCGTAACTTTTATTGGCGCGACAACGGAGAACCCATCTTTTGAGCTTAACAACGCTTTGTTGTCACGGGCTCGGGTCTACAAGCTTACCTCTTTGGCTCAGAAAGATATCCGTCTGGCCCTAGAACAAGCCATTAATGATGCCGAGCGTGGTTTAGGTCAGTTTGAAGCCCATTTCGCCGATAACGTATTGGATCGCTTATCTGAGTTAGTGAATGGTGATGCTCGTATGTCACTTAACTATCTTGAGCTGCTGTATGACATGGCGCAAGAGGATGATAAGGGCGTTAAGCAAATCACGTTAGAGCTCCTTGCTGAAGTGGCTGGCGAAAAAGTGTCGCGCTTTGATAACAAAGGAGACATTTGGTACGACTTGATCTCAGCAGTGCATAAATCGATTCGTGGTTCGAATCCAGATGCCGCACTTTACTGGTCAGCACGTATGATTGCCGCAGGTTGTGACCCTCTGTATATCGCACGCCGATTGTTAGCTATTGCATCTGAGGACATCGGTAATGCTGATCCGCGCGCAATGCAGGTCGCGCTGTCAGCGTGGGATTGCTTTACCAGAGTAGGACCAGCTGAGGGTGAAAGAGCCATTGCCCAGGCTATTGTATATCTTGCTTGTGCACCTAAAAGTAATGCGGTTTATACCGCTTGGAAACAAGCCTTGCGCGATGCCCACAATCAACCTGAGTACGAAGTACCACCTCATCTTCGCAATGCACCGACAAGTTTAATGAAAGATCTCGGTTATGGAGCGGAATATCGTTACGCTCATGACGAACCAGGTGCTTACGCGGCTGGAGAGAAATATCTACCACCAGAAATGGGGGAGACTCGTTACTATTCTCCTACAAACCGAGGCTTAGAGGCGAAAATTGGCGAAAAGTTAGATTACTTGGCTAGTTTAGATGCAAAAAGCCCACAAAAGCGCTATGAATAA
- the serS gene encoding serine--tRNA ligase — MLDSKLLRTELDETAAKLARRGFKLDVETIRTLEEQRKSIQVEVENLQSTRNSISKQIGQKMAAGDKEGAEEIKKQIGTLGSDLEAKKAELVEIQNKLEDITLSVPNLPDDEVPDGKDENENVEISRWGEPKSYDFEVKDHVDLGEMGDGLDFASATKITGARFIIMKGQFARLHRAIAQFMLDLHTEEHGYTEMYVPYLVNSDSLFGTGQLPKFGEDLFHTEPLTEKVNDEEPRKLSLIPTAEVPVTNMVRDTIVDEADLPIKMTAHTPCFRSEAGSYGRDTRGLIRMHQFDKVELVQITKPEESMAALEELTGHAEKVLQLLELPYRKVILCTGDMGFGARKTYDLEVWVPAQETYREISSCSNTWDFQARRMQARFRRKGEKKPELVHTLNGSGLAVGRTMVALLENNQEADGRIAIPAVLQKYMGGATHIG, encoded by the coding sequence ATGCTGGATTCTAAATTACTTCGTACAGAGCTGGATGAAACAGCTGCTAAACTGGCGCGTCGTGGCTTTAAGCTAGACGTAGAGACAATCCGTACACTTGAAGAACAACGTAAGTCCATTCAAGTAGAAGTTGAAAATTTACAATCCACGCGTAACTCCATCTCCAAGCAAATTGGTCAGAAAATGGCTGCTGGAGACAAAGAAGGTGCTGAAGAGATTAAAAAGCAGATTGGTACGTTAGGTAGCGATCTGGAAGCGAAAAAAGCTGAGCTGGTGGAAATCCAGAACAAACTGGAAGACATCACGCTGTCTGTGCCAAACCTGCCAGACGATGAAGTGCCAGATGGCAAAGATGAAAACGAGAACGTTGAAATCTCTCGTTGGGGAGAGCCTAAGTCTTACGATTTTGAAGTAAAAGATCACGTTGATCTTGGTGAAATGGGCGATGGCCTAGATTTCGCTAGCGCAACAAAGATCACTGGCGCTCGCTTTATCATCATGAAAGGCCAATTTGCTCGTCTACACCGTGCAATTGCTCAGTTCATGTTGGATCTTCATACAGAAGAGCATGGCTATACGGAAATGTATGTACCTTACTTAGTGAATTCTGACAGCTTGTTTGGTACTGGTCAGTTACCTAAGTTTGGTGAAGATCTGTTCCATACTGAGCCATTGACTGAAAAAGTGAATGATGAAGAACCACGTAAACTGTCTCTTATCCCAACGGCAGAAGTACCGGTAACCAACATGGTACGTGACACTATCGTTGATGAAGCGGATCTGCCAATTAAGATGACAGCACACACTCCTTGTTTCCGTTCTGAAGCAGGTTCTTACGGTCGTGATACTCGTGGTCTGATTCGTATGCACCAGTTCGACAAAGTTGAGCTAGTACAAATCACTAAGCCAGAAGAGTCAATGGCAGCACTTGAAGAGCTGACAGGTCATGCTGAGAAAGTGCTACAACTTCTAGAGCTTCCTTACCGTAAAGTGATTCTATGTACAGGTGACATGGGCTTTGGTGCTCGTAAAACTTATGACCTTGAAGTTTGGGTTCCTGCTCAAGAGACGTACCGTGAGATCTCTTCATGTTCAAACACTTGGGATTTCCAAGCTCGTCGTATGCAAGCTCGCTTCCGTCGTAAGGGCGAGAAGAAGCCAGAGCTAGTACACACGCTAAACGGCTCAGGTCTAGCAGTTGGTCGTACTATGGTTGCGCTTCTTGAAAACAATCAAGAAGCGGATGGCCGTATCGCAATCCCTGCTGTACTGCAAAAGTACATGGGCGGCGCAACGCACATCGGTTAA